The following are encoded in a window of Rhodothermia bacterium genomic DNA:
- a CDS encoding nuclear transport factor 2 family protein, producing MKFLVALLIFGSTFIPQRIKAQTAADSLAIKKTVLDYAEGWYTADTARMTRAIHPKLARRALVPDRQSGDLFFEDMDATQLIEATRKNYGRGLPPSQQQKDITIVEINGNTAMVKLQMRRWYDYLQLLRVNDEWKILNVLWELKPREE from the coding sequence ATGAAATTCCTTGTTGCCCTGTTGATTTTCGGATCAACCTTTATCCCTCAGCGCATAAAAGCCCAAACCGCAGCGGATAGCTTGGCCATCAAAAAAACGGTTTTGGACTATGCCGAGGGCTGGTACACCGCAGATACCGCCCGAATGACCCGTGCGATTCACCCTAAATTGGCGCGACGTGCCCTTGTTCCAGACAGGCAATCCGGTGACTTGTTTTTTGAGGATATGGACGCAACCCAACTCATTGAGGCAACCCGGAAGAACTATGGAAGGGGTTTACCCCCAAGTCAGCAACAAAAAGACATTACTATTGTCGAGATCAATGGAAATACCGCTATGGTAAAACTCCAAATGCGGCGCTGGTATGACTATCTCCAACTTTTGCGGGTAAATGACGAATGGAAAATTCTTAATGTTCTCTGGGAACTGAAGCCGCGCGAAGAATAA